The Stenotrophomonas indicatrix DNA segment TGCTGTTGCTGCTGCTGAACAACCTGGGCTACCTGTACAGCACCATCGAACTGGGCGTGCCGTTCACCGGCATCAGCCTGTTCTCGTACCCGACCACGCAGTTGATCGGCGTGTTCACTGCGGCGGTACTCGGCCTTACCTTGAACCAAGCGGCGTTCTCGGCCGAGGTGATCCGTGGTGGCATCCTGTCGGTCGACCACGGCCAGTACGAAGCCGCCGCAGCGCTGGGCCTGCCGCGCGGTCGCCAGGTGCGCCGCATCATCCTGCCGCAGGCGATGCGTTCGATCCTGCCGGCGGCGTTCAATGATGTGATCGGGCTGGCCAAGAGCACCTCGGTGGTTTACGTGCTGGCGCTGCCGGAGCTGTTCTACACCGTGCAGGTGATCTACCGCCGCAACCTGGAGGTGGTGCCGCTGCTGATGGTGGCCACGGTCTGGTACCTGGTGATCCTGACGGTGCTTTCGCTGCTGCAACGGCGGGTGGAGCAGCGCTTTGCCCGCGGCCAGCTGCAACATGAGCGCAGCGTGTCGCGGGTACCGTCGGCGCCACCGCGCCCGGCGGTACCGGCCAGCGCACGCGTGCCCAGCCGCGCGGCATTCGCCGTGCCGATCGAGGCCGGAACGGGCGCGGCTGTGTCCCTGCAAGGCGTGGGCAAGGCCTTCGGCGAGCAGACGGTGCTGGATGACGTGCACCTGGAACTGAAGGCGGGCAGCGTAACCGTGCTGATCGGTCCGTCCGGTGCCGGCAAGTCCACGCTGCTGCGGCTGATCAATCATCTTGAACGCGCTGACAGTGGCTTCGTCACCGTGGGCGGCCAGCTGATCGGCTACCGCCGCGACGGCGACACGCTGTACGAGCTGCCGGAAAGCGAGATCCGCCGGCGCCGCGCGGAAGTCGGCATGGTGTTCCAGGGTTTCAACCTGTTCCCGCACATGACCGCGCTGGAGAACATCATCGAAGCGCCCATCGCCGTGCGCGGCATTTCGCGGGCACAGGCCGAGCAGCAGGCACGCACGCTGCTGGAGCGGGTGGGGTTGGCCGACAAGACCGATGCCTTCCCACGCCAGCTGTCCGGTGGCCAGCAGCAGCGCGTGGCCATTGCCCGCGCGCTGGCGCTGCAGCCGAAAGTGCTGCTGTTCGACGAGCCGACCTCCGCGCTGGACCCGGAGCTGGTGTCCGAGGTGCTGAGCGTGATCGAGGAGCTGGCCAGTTCCGGCACCACGCTGGTGATCGTCACCCACGAACTGGGCTTCGCCCGTCGCGTGGCCGACCACGTGGTGATGATGGACCAGGGCCGGGTGATCGAGCAGGGCACGCCGGACACGCTGTTTGAACATCCGCGCCAGCAACGTACCGCCGATTTCCTGGCCAAGACCCTGTAACCCCTTTCGAGAAACCCCATGAGCCCAGCATCGCACCGACGTCCCGCACGCAGCACCCTGCTGATCTTCGGTGTGCTGGTCATCGGCATCGCCGGCATCGTCTACTCGCGCGTGCGCCATGGCCCCGATGGCGTGCCCGTTGCGGCGGCCTCGCTGGCCGCCAGCAACGCGCAGATACTGAAGGGCACGCCCGATCCGAAGGCGCAGGCGCTGATTCCGGCCGGCTACCGTTTCGTCACCCCGGGTGTCTTCACCATTGCCACCCATCCCGGCCAGCTGCCATTGGCCGACTACGGTGCCGACAGCAAGGAAGTGGTGGGCGTGGAACCGGATATCGCACGATTGATCGCCGATGGCCTCGGCCTGAAGCTGGTGGTGGTGCCGGTGGCCTGGGCTGATTGGCCGCTGGGGCTGGAATCGGGCAAGTACGATGCGGTGCTGTCGAACGTGACGGTTACTGAAGAGCGCAAGAAGAAGTTCGATTTCTCCAGTTACCGTTTCGACCTGCTGGGCATCTATACCCGCACCGATGGGCCGATCCAGAAGATCGCCACGCCCGCCGACGTGGCCGGGCTGAAAGTGGTGGTGGGGGCAAGCACCAACCAGGACCAGATCCTGCGCCAGTGGGACAAGCAGAACATCGCCGCTGGCCTGAAACCGGTGGAATACCAGTACTTCGATGACGCGGTGATCGGGCGGCTGGCGGTGATCACCGGTCGCGCGGATGTGTCGTTCGAGCCGAATGCCACCGGCGCCTATTCGGCACGCGATGGCAAGGTGCGCCGGGTCGGCCTGTTCCCGGGCGGCTGGCCGGATGCGGCGGCGATCTCGGTGACCACCCGCAAGGGCAGCGGCCTGGCCGATGCGGTGACCCAGGCCCTGAACACGCAGATCAGCAGCGGTACCTACGCGAAGGTGCTGGCGCGCTGGAATGTGGCCGAAGAAGCAGTGCCGCAATCGCAGACCAATCCGCCGGGGCTGCCGGGGTTCTAGCGATGCCGCTTGGTAGGCGTCGAGCTTGCTCGACGGAAGGCGTGCCGACCAAGGTCGGCATCTACGGGAGGGCGTGCCAACCAACGGTTGGCACCCACCGGAATGCGAGGCGGGGCATGCCGACCAAGGTCGGCCTCTACCGGGGTCAGGGCTGCCAATCGATGTGTTCCAGGCGGGCGCCTCCATTGCCGTGAAAGAAACTGATCGCGGCGAAGCACGCCTCGATGCCGATGCACCACGCCAGGGGATAGCCATCCACCTGGCCATTGTCGAGCCGGAAGTAGGCGTTGCCGGCGCGGTGTTCGTTTCCGCAGGAATGGAAGCCGTCGTCGCCGGGCTCGCGCAGGTACATCAGCCATGCATGCTCGGCATTGCGCAGCATGCACAGCGATGGACCGTCGGGCACCGATACCCACAGCTCGAACTGGGGCATGGATGCGGCCAGCGCCAGTGCGCTGGCCAGCTGATCGTCGGTAGCGGCGGCGACAGGGCTGCCATCGAGTAGAAGTTCGATCACTTCGGTTCCTGCATCGGCATTACTGCCAACGTGCCTCCAAGGTGCGGAACGGGCCATCGAGCAGCACGCCGTCCTTGTCGAAGTTCCTTACCGATCGCCCATCCACGCGCACGTCCTTGGGCAGGGAACGGCTGGGCCACCATACGCGTACCGGCGTGCCCTTGCGCAGCCCCTTGCCGAGCGACACGGTCAGGTTGCCGTCGCGCTGCCGCGCCTGCATCTGCAGGGTGCCATAAGCAGTGGGCAGGCGGTCCACGGCCAGGCCTTCACCAGCCACCCAGGAAGGCGGCGTACCCGGCAGCAGCGACAGCGCATCATCGTCCTCGCGCATCAGCATGCCGAACAGGGTGCGGCCGTATTCGGCGCCGATCCAGGTGTGCGGCATGTCGCCCAGGTAGCGCGGGAAGCGCAACCGCGAATGCACGACCTCGGCCAGCACCTGCCATTCCAGCGGCCTGCGGTCGTGCAGCAGGCCCTGCAGCAGCTCATCGGCCGCTTCAGGCTGGCCCAGGTGCACGTAGCTCAGCACGTTGCGGATTTCGTACGGCGTGTAGGCATACAGCGCACCGGGCTGGTTTCGCTTGCGCACATCGTCCAGGTAACGGGCGAAGGTGGTGCGCAGGGCCTCGGCGGGCAGCACGCTCTGTGCGCCGGTCGGGTCCAGCGCGATCGACACACCGGTCGGGTCGCCGTCGCCGAGGTCGGCCGATGACGGAATGAAGTCGATGCCCTTCCATGACATCGTCGCGCGGATCGAGGCATGCAGTGCGTCATACAGCGCCTTGTACTGTTCGCGCGCCCACGTGGCGGTTTCGTGGTCGCCCAGTGATTCGGCCAGCCACGCGCCGTCATGCCAGCCCTTCAGGCCCCAGTAGTCGTCCCAGTAGCTGTGGGTGGGTGAGGGGTAGCCTTCGTGGCTGATCGACGGCGCAAGAATGCCGGCGAAGCGCTCCGGTGCGGGCTGGTCGGCCATGTAGCCCGGCACCAGCGTGCGTTCGCGCAGTTCCTGCAGGAAGCGCAGCGCGGCCTTCACCTTGGGCAGGTAGGCACGCACGCTTTCCGGCCCGCCATCCAGCCGCGCGACGTCGGCAACGAGGGTGACGTACTGGCCCTGGCTGTCGTACTCGATGTCCGAGCCGAAGCCGGTATTGACGCTGCCATCATCGTTGAGGATGGGCGACACCAGGCCGTTGCCGTGCACGCCGTGTTCGCTGTACCAGGCCAGGTAGTCACGCGCGACCTTGGCTTCGCCCATGCGCAGCAGCACGGCCGAGGTGGCCATGCCATCGCGGATGAAGGAGCGGTTGTAGTTGCGCGGGCCGGGCTGCATCGCCGGGCCGGTCTGGTTGATCAGCATGTACGCGGCCTGCGCGCGCAGCATGTCCACCAGCGAAGGATCGGGC contains these protein-coding regions:
- a CDS encoding ABC transporter substrate-binding protein; this encodes MSPASHRRPARSTLLIFGVLVIGIAGIVYSRVRHGPDGVPVAAASLAASNAQILKGTPDPKAQALIPAGYRFVTPGVFTIATHPGQLPLADYGADSKEVVGVEPDIARLIADGLGLKLVVVPVAWADWPLGLESGKYDAVLSNVTVTEERKKKFDFSSYRFDLLGIYTRTDGPIQKIATPADVAGLKVVVGASTNQDQILRQWDKQNIAAGLKPVEYQYFDDAVIGRLAVITGRADVSFEPNATGAYSARDGKVRRVGLFPGGWPDAAAISVTTRKGSGLADAVTQALNTQISSGTYAKVLARWNVAEEAVPQSQTNPPGLPGF
- a CDS encoding amino acid ABC transporter permease/ATP-binding protein is translated as MSTPSTVIEGIPRQPATALKIVPARHPLQVIGTVLALALILIGLQSVLGNPRWGWGTFAEWFFARPVLEGLGRTLLLTALGTGLGFALGTLLALARVSGSPLLSAVSWGYVWLFRSIPLLVLLLLLNNLGYLYSTIELGVPFTGISLFSYPTTQLIGVFTAAVLGLTLNQAAFSAEVIRGGILSVDHGQYEAAAALGLPRGRQVRRIILPQAMRSILPAAFNDVIGLAKSTSVVYVLALPELFYTVQVIYRRNLEVVPLLMVATVWYLVILTVLSLLQRRVEQRFARGQLQHERSVSRVPSAPPRPAVPASARVPSRAAFAVPIEAGTGAAVSLQGVGKAFGEQTVLDDVHLELKAGSVTVLIGPSGAGKSTLLRLINHLERADSGFVTVGGQLIGYRRDGDTLYELPESEIRRRRAEVGMVFQGFNLFPHMTALENIIEAPIAVRGISRAQAEQQARTLLERVGLADKTDAFPRQLSGGQQQRVAIARALALQPKVLLFDEPTSALDPELVSEVLSVIEELASSGTTLVIVTHELGFARRVADHVVMMDQGRVIEQGTPDTLFEHPRQQRTADFLAKTL